A genome region from Ficedula albicollis isolate OC2 chromosome 23, FicAlb1.5, whole genome shotgun sequence includes the following:
- the ZMYM6NB gene encoding uncharacterized protein ZMYM6NB, producing the protein MAAAFTALRVLLGLFFFLTGALKLSDWLSADLHRHMASEFVRFAKVFPLKELGFVPEPGRYLVAVGWLEVTAGLLLAFGPQLLQEISNFILSVIMIGAIYTLLALQEPLAMCAPATLSLGLLLLLNIRGYPAAPRPKFE; encoded by the exons ATGGCGGCGGCCTTCACCGCCCTCCGGGTCCTGCTCGGgctcttcttcttcctcacGGGCGCCCTGAAGCTGTCGGACTGGCTCTCTGCCGACCTGCACCGGCACATG GCATCGGAGTTCGTGCGCTTTGCCAAGGTGTTTCCCCTGAAGGAGTTGGGGTTTGTGCCGGAGCCGGGCAGGTACCTGGTGGCCGTGGGCTGGCTGGAGGTGACGGCCGGGCTGTTGCTGGCGTTCGggccccagctgctgcaggagatcAGCAACTTCATCCTCAGTGTCATCATGATCG GTGCTATCTACAcgctgctggcactgcaggagccGCTGGCCATGTGTGCCCCAGCCACGCTCTCCCTCggcctcctcctgctgctcaacATCCGCGGGTACCCAGCTGCCCCCCGGCCCAAGTTCGAGTGA
- the LOC101806843 gene encoding platelet-activating factor receptor-like, which translates to MGGCWPQACTPCPYLGFSILELAEPEPGMNGSVPGPLLVEHPSECVPNNPVQFVLVPVIYCLVLCVGLPGNLVALLVFLQSGKVRKAIRIYLINLTLADILFNLTLPFWIHYYLAGGDWLLSEAACRLAGAAYYLATYSAITFMALISFNRFCAVRAALPLTGPRGAALACALAWLLGLGCAVPTLATHQTLPTRAGTTACFEQHGRQRGYAYAMVGFFSAAFLLVLGTYASIARTLSLPAAVSPGSHRRQARAMVLGMLLVFVVCVAPYHLTLAPWVGSRPPAPPCGSPDTLDVLHTLSVALLSLNSCLDPLIYCFSIRRFRADLARTLRKIGRCFPLPPPAPPGPVPGARASSFTSS; encoded by the exons ATGGGGGGATGCTGGCCCCAAGCTTGTACCCCCTGTCCATACCTGGGTTTCTCCATTCTGGAGCTCGCTGAGCCA GAGCCCGGGATGAACGGCTCAGTGCCGGGGCCGCTGCTGGTGGAGCACCCCAGCGAGTGCGTGCCCAACAACCCGGTGCAGTTCGTGCTGGTGCCCGTGATCTACTGCCTGGTGCTGTGTGTGGGGCTGCCGGGCAACCTGGTGGCATTGCTGGTCTTCCTGCAGAGTGGCAAGGTGAGGAAGGCCATCCGCATCTACCTCATCAACCTCACGCTGGCTGACATCCTCTTCAACCTCACCCTGCCCTTCTGGATCCACTACTACCTGGCTGGGGGGGACTGGCTGCTCTCAGAGGCCGCCTGTCGCCTGGCCGGGGCCGCCTACTACCTGGCGACCTACAGCGCCATCACCTTCATGGCGCTCATCAGCTTCAACCGGTTCTGCGCGGTGCGGG ccgcgctgcCGCTGACGGGGCCCCGCGGCGCCGCGCTGGCCTGcgccctggcctggctgctggggctgggctgtgccgtGCCCACCCTGGCCACGCACCAGACCCTCCCCACGCGCGCCGGGACCACCGCCTGCTTCGAGCAGCACGGCCGGCAGCGGGGCTACGCCTACGCCATGGTGGGCTTCTTCTCCGCCGCcttcctgctggtgctgggcaccTACGCCTCCATCGCCCGGACGCTCTCGCTGCCCGCCGCGGTCTCGCCAGGCTCCCACCGGCGGCAGGCCCGTGCCAtggtgctggggatgctgctggtcTTCGTGGTCTGCGTGGCCCCCTACCACCTGACACTGGCCCCCTGGGTGGGTAGCCGGCCCCCTGCGCCGCCCTGTGGGTCCCCTGACACCCTGGATGTGCTGCACACACTGAGTGtggccctgctcagcctcaACAGCTGCCTGGACCCCCTCATTTACTGCTTCTCCATCCGGCGCTTCCGCGCTGACCTGGCTCGGACCCTGCGCAAGATCGGCCGCTGCTTCCCGCTGCCCCCGCCGGCCCCGCCGGGACCAGTGCCCGGTGCCCGAGCATcctccttcacctcctcctAG